The following coding sequences are from one Salvia hispanica cultivar TCC Black 2014 chromosome 3, UniMelb_Shisp_WGS_1.0, whole genome shotgun sequence window:
- the LOC125210072 gene encoding non-specific lipid transfer protein GPI-anchored 30-like, translating into MEHQIYAMKIAIFFFLFISQNLAQVQQQQCMNELQPCLNYLNGNTRPSDSCCQNLDNVIKSMPECLCAMISVKGADLAQQYINVTEAQTLPGRCGQRINPLGCVTGTPDTRSRNTVQNSSSSKLGILSLSMFVAALFVSLQAF; encoded by the coding sequence atGGAGCATCAAATCTATGCAATGAAGATtgcaatcttcttctttcttttcatcTCCCAAAATCTTGCACAAGTGCAGCAACAACAATGCATGAACGAGCTTCAGCCGTGCCTAAACTACCTCAACGGAAACACCCGACCGTCGGATAGTTGTTGCCAAAATCTCGATAACGTTATTAAGTCAATGCCGGAGTGCCTATGTGCTATGATAAGCGTTAAGGGCGCCGATCTAGCTCAGCAATACATCAACGTCACTGAGGCTCAGACGTTGCCCGGGAGGTGTGGGCAACGTATCAACCCGTTAGGGTGCGTGACGGGCACGCCCGATACGAGATCTAGGAACACGGTTCAAAATTCTAGCAGCTCGAAATTAGggattttgagtttgagtaTGTTTGTTGCTGCATTATTTGTAAGTTTACAAGCGTTCTAG
- the LOC125208945 gene encoding V-type proton ATPase subunit H-like produces the protein MPSDRGELSSEEVLRRDIPWETYMTTKLITGTGLQLLRRYDKKPEAYKAQLLEDDGQSYVRVFVSILRDIFKEETVEYVLALIDEMLSANSKRARLFHDELLSNDDIYEPFLRLLWKGNWFIQEKSCKILSIIVGERPTAHETATSNGASNSKKGITTTDEVFKGLIEWLSTQLKKPSHPTRSVPTAINSLSALLKESSARSLFVQEDGVKLLIPLITPVSNQQSIQLLYETCFCVWVLSYYEPAIEYLATSRSLPRLIEVVKGSTKEKVVRVVVLTLRNLLNKGTFGAQMVDLELPQVVQNLKGQAWNDEDLIEALNQLEQGLKDNIKKLSSFEKYKQEVLLGHLDWSPMHKDPIFWRENITSFEEHDFQVLRVLITILDTSNDPRTLAVACYDLSQFIQCHPAGRVIVNDLKAKERVMKLMNHGNTEVTKNALLCIQRLFLGAKYASFLQA, from the exons ATGCCATCGGACCGCGGGGAGCTCTCCTCCGAAGAG GTATTGCGGAGGGATATTCCGTGGGAGACGTACATGACGACTAAGCTGATCACGGGGACCGGTCTGCAGCTGCTGCGGCGGTATGATAAGAAGCCGGAGGCGTACAAGGCTCAATTGCTTGAGGAT GATGGCCAGTCTTATGTTCGGGTCTTTGTGAGCATATTACGTGACATATTCAAGGAAGAAACCGTGGAATATGTGTTGGCTCTTATTGATGAAATGCTTTCAG CAAACTCCAAAAGAGCTAGACTGTTTCACGATGAGTTGCTCTCCAATGACGATATTTATGAGCCTTTCCTGAG ATTACTCTGGAAAGGTAACTGGTTTATACAAGAGAAGAGTTGTAAGATACTTTCTATTATAGTAGG TGAAAGGCCAACAGCGCATGAGACTGCCACCTCTAATGGCGCTTCAAATTCAAAGAAGGGAATTACTACTACAGATGAAGTTTTTAAGGGGCTGATTGAGTGGCTTTCGACTCAG CTGAAGAAGCCATCTCATCCTACCCGTAGCGTTCCCACAGCTATTAATTCACTTTCAGCTCTACTGAAAGAATCTTCTGCACGATCTTTATTTGTTCAAGAAGATGGAGTGAAGTTGCTCATTCCTCTGATTACTCCAGTTTCCAACCAGCAATCCATACAA CTTCTCTATGAAACATGCTTTTGTGTCTGGGTCCTATCTTACTATGAACCTGCAATCGAGTACCTGGCTACTTCTAGGTCCTTGCCACGGTTGATTGAAGTTGTCAAGGGGTCCACAAAAGAAAAG GTTGTCAGGGTAGTTGTCTTGACCCTCAGAAATTTGTTGAACAAAGGGACTTTTGGTGCTCAAATGGTAGACCTCGAATTACCACAGGTTGTTCAGAATTTGAAAGGCCAAGCATGGAATGATGAG GATCTGATCGAAGCTCTGAACCAACTGGAACAAGGTTTGAAAGATAACATTAAGAAGCTAAGCTCGTTTGAGAAGTATAAGCAGGAAGTCCTCCTTGGACATCTTGATTGGTCTCCCATGCATAAAGATCCTATTTTCTGGAGGGAGAACATCACTAGCTTCGAAGAACATGATTTCCAG GTGCTAAGGGTCCTGATAACAATTCTGGACACATCCAACGATCCTAGGACTCTTGCTGTCGCCTGCTATGATCTCTCACAGTTCATTCAGTGCCATCCGGCTGGGAGAGTCATTGTCAACGACCTCAAGGCGAAAGAGCGCGTGATGAAACTGATGAACCATGGAAACACAGAAGTCACCAAAAATGCCCTGCTCTGCATCCAGAGGCTATTCCTCGGTGCCAAATATGCAAGCTTCTTGCAGGCTTAG
- the LOC125214627 gene encoding mitochondrial proton/calcium exchanger protein-like: MMASRAILQKKKCLLDSVKRPHYLAQRFVCNDHGRLLDAPDAQRGNWPVIFSHSDNSEKEDSHFLTRRMAQRTLPKKCAAHYFSKVPSFHREIAVPGEVNPLGLRWTIEYVRHLSTAPAGKPELDGVDNIKESVKPKKEPSPEECDQAVEGLSSVKAKAKAKAKQLKDSSKGVKFILKKMRAILLGIGPALRAIASMSREDWANKLRHWKDEFKSTMQHYWLGTKLLWVDVRISLRLLLKLASGKSLSRRERQQLTRTTADIFRLVPFAVFILVPFMEFLLPVFLKLFPNMLPSTFQDKMKEQEALKKRLNARIEYAKFLQETVKEMAKEVQSSRSGDVKKTAEDLDDFMSKVRKGAPVTNEEILGFAKLFNDEFTLDNISRPRLMTMCKYMGISTYGTDAYLRYMLRDRLRKIKTDDKMIQAEGIESLSEEELRQACRERGLLGLLSVEEMRKQLQDWLDLSLNHSVPSSLLILSRAFSVSGKVRPEEAVQATLSSLPDEVVDTVGITSLPSEDSVAERRRKLEFLEMQEELIKVELYNHIVEEGTDGEAAAKKAYIEAREEIDHDAEKKVGDKVSSALIKRVDAMLQKLEKEIDDVDAKIGDRWRLLDRDYDGKVTPEEVASAATYLKATLDKEGIQEFISKLSKDRDGKILVEDIVKLAKRSEDEENAEDGKP, from the exons ATGATGGCTTCAAGAGCAatattgcaaaagaaaaagtgtcTGCTTGATTCTGTCAAGCGGCCACATTATTTAGCTCAAAGGTTCGTCTGTAATGACCATGGGAGGTTGTTGGACGCTCCTGATGCACAGCGTGGGAACTGGCCTGtgattttttctcattcaGATAACAGTGAGAAAGAGGATTCTCATTTTCTAACCAGACGAATGGCACAGCGAACTCTGCCAAAAAAGTGTGCTGCCCATTATTTTTCCAAAGTTCCAAGTTTTCACCGGGAGATTGCAGTACCTGGGGAAGTTAACCCTTTGGGACTTAGGTGGACAATAGAGTACGTACGTCATCTTTCAACTGCTCCAGCTGGTAAGCCTGAATTAGACGGTGTTGATAATATAAAAGAATCTGTTAAGCCGAAGAAAGAACCTTCACCAGAAGAATGTGATCAGGCAGTTGAAGGTTTAAGCTCAGTGAAAGCCAAAGCTAAAGCTAAAGCGAAGCAGTTGAAAGATTCTTCAAAGGGTGTGAAATTTATACTTAAAAAGATGCGGGCTATTCTTTTGGGAATTGGTCCAGCTTTGCGAGCTATTGCTTCAATGAGCCg GGAAGACTGGGCAAATAAGTTGCGGCATTGGAAGGACGAGTTTAAATCTACAATGCAGCATTACTGGTTGGGAACGAAGCTACTATGGGTTGATGTTAGGATAAGCTTAAGGCTATTGTTAAAACTTGCCAGTGGGAAGAGTTTGTCCAGGAGGGAGAGGCAACAACTCACACGAACAACTGCAGACATTTTCAGGCTAGTTCCTTTTGCTGTCTTCATTCTAGTTCCATTCATGGAGTTCTTGCTGCCTGTGTTCCTGAAACTGTTTCCAAACATGCTACCATCAACCTTCCAGGACAAGATGAAAGAACAG GAGGCCCTTAAAAAGAGGCTCAATGCAAGGATAGAATATGCAAAGTTTCTTCAAGAGACTGTTAAAGAAATGGCAAAGGAAGTTCAGAGCTCAAGAAGTGGAGATGTAAAGAAAACAGCGGAGGATCTTGATGATTTTATGAGCAAG GTGAGGAAAGGGGCTCCTGTTACTAATGAAGAAATTTTGGGTTTTGCCAAGTTGTTTAATGATGAGTTTACCCTGGATAACATCAGCAG GCCACGGCTAATGACTATGTGCAAATATATGGGAATTAGTACTTATGGTACTGATGCATATCTACGGTATATGCTCCGGGACAGGCTTCGGAA GATAAAGACTGATGATAAAATGATCCAAGCTGAGGGCATAGAGTCTCTTTCAGAGGAGGAGCTCCGCCAAGCATGTCGAGAACGTGGATTGCTTGGACTTCTCTCAGTTgaagaaatgagaaaacaa CTTCAAGATTGGCTGGACTTATCTCTCAATCATTCAGTACCATCTTCTTTACTAATTCTGTCTAG AGCATTCAGTGTCTCCGGTAAAGTTAGGCCAGAGGAAGCTGTCCAAGCCACACTCTCATCTCTGCCTGATGAGGTGGTGGACACTGTCGGTATAACATCTTTGCCATCTGAAGACTCTGTCGCAGAAAGGAGGAGGAAGTTAGAGTTCTTGGAAATGCAAGAAGAATTAATCAAG GTAGAGCTGTACAACCACATTGTGGAAGAGGGCACTGATGGAGAAGCAGCAGCTAAAAAGGCATATATAGAAGCTAGAGAGGAAATTGATCACGATGCTGAGAAAAAAGTTGGCGATAAAGTATCTTCAGCACTCATAAAAAGG GTTGATGCTATGCTCCAAAAGCTTGAAAAGGAGATTGATGATGTAGATGCCAAAATTGGCGATAGGTGGCGGTTGCTTGATAG GGATTATGATGGCAAAGTGACTCCAGAAGAGGTTGCATCTGCTGCCACATACCTCAAAGCTACCTTAGATAAGGAGGGAATTCAAGAATTTATCAGCAAATTGTCGAAGGATCGAG ATGGGAAAATTCTCGTTGAAGATATTGTCAAGTTAGCCAAGCGATCCGAAGACGAAGAAAATGCCGAAGATGGAAAACCATAA
- the LOC125215480 gene encoding leucine-rich repeat receptor protein kinase HPCA1-like encodes MAAAARLLFFCLLFFSMYVGVIYAATNAKDAAALRSLKDEWTNTPPSWDSSGDPCTSWDGIVCDNSSRVTSLELSSMGLTGKMSGDIGQLSELLSLDLSNNLGLTGTISPQLGNLKKLAILMLSGCSFVGSIPSELGSLSELTFLALNFNNLNGDIPPSLGQLTKLTWLDLSDNRLTGQIPFATSISPAPGLNQLKNARHFHFSNNQLSGSIPEQLFGPDMSLIHLLLDGNQLSGTIPTSLASVQTLEVLRLDRNRLTKSVPSLNNLTNLINMHLANNQLSGLLPNLTGMNSLTYLDLSNNTFDLTGSSAWFSTLQSVATLVIEQGSFNGAVPQEIFSLPQIQQVFMKNNAFIELNLSTNIGDKLQLVDLQNNGIVQLELGTEFTKTLMLFGNPVCANTPNQIYCQLQQEAKPYSTSLTLCGTAKCNSDHLKPNPESCTCSYPYAGILYFVAPSSIDLSNATLFRSLETSLTVRLGLSVSLQNLSLNNENNLQMQLEIFPSDEKYFSRSEIRTVASALGRRTYKAPPELGLYYFRPSEYIFDDGGRRVLTTGSIAGIVAGSAVLVLLLAALAVYAVRQKRRAEQAMSMSNPFASWTTGGRDTGGAPQLKGARWFSYEEVKKCTNNFSESNQIGSGGYGKVYKGVLSDGVVVAVKRSERGSMQGGTEFKTEIELLSRVHHKNLVGLVGFCFDQGEQMLVYEFMANGTLRESLSGKSGIQLDWMRRIRVALGSARGLAYLHELAHPPIIHRDVKSTNILLDDNLTAKVADFGLSKLVCDVSKGHVSTQVKGTLGYLDPEYYMTQQLTEKSDVYSLGVVMLELITGRQPIEKGKYIVREVRIAMDKNDEAHYGLSDKIDPAIKNSQDQLIGFHRFLELAMQCVEEAAADRPSTSEIVKTLEALLQAEGVNTSSTSGSSSTSSSLTEFGHGNGVRQHPYDDSLAMKDGVESESFGFDNRYALVSVVEPK; translated from the exons ATGGCGGCCGCGGCACGGCTGCTCTTCTTCTGTCTGCTGTTTTTCTCTATGTATGTTGGAGTTATATACGCTGCGACTAATGCAAAGGATG CTGCTGCTCTAAGATCACTAAAAGACGAGTGGACCAACACTCCGCCAAGCTGGGACAGCTCGGGTGATCCGTGCACGTCCTGGGACGGCATTGTCTGCGACAACTCATCAAGGGTCACTTCACT AGAACTTTCGTCAATGGGACTAACAGGAAAAATGAGTGGTGACATAGGACAGCTAAGTGAGCTGCTTTCACT GGATCTGTCGAACAACCTTGGCCTAACCGGCACCATCTCCCCACAGCTCGGAAATCTGAAGAAGTTGGCTATTTT GATGCTTTCAGGATGCAGCTTCGTGGGCAGCATCCCGAGCGAACTAGGAAGTCTTTCCGAGCTAACTTTTCT TGCACTGAATTTCAACAACTTGAACGGAGACATACCGCCTTCTCTAGGCCAACTCACGAAGCTAACTTGGCTCGATCTGTCAGACAATCGTCTCACAGGACAGATCCCATTCGCAACAAGCATTAGTCCAGCCCCAGGCCTCAATCAGCTCAAAAACGCGAGGCACTT CCATTTCAGCAACAACCAGCTTTCTGGTTCGATCCCAGAGCAGCTCTTCGGTCCAGACATGTCGTTGATCCACTT ACTATTGGATGGGAATCAACTTTCAGGAACGATTCCGACTTCATTAGCAAGTGTTCAGACACTCGAAGTTCT ACGTCTTGATCGCAATCGCCTCACTAAATCTGTCCCGAGCCTCAACAACCTCACTAATCTCATTAACAT GCATTTGGCAAACAATCAATTGTCTGGTTTATTACCAAATCTAACTGGAATGAACTCCCTCACTTATCT GGACTTGAGCAACAATACTTTTGATCTAACTGGATCTTCAGCATGGTTCTCCACTTTGCAGTCAGTAGCTACTTT AGTGATTGAACAAGGATCCTTCAATGGAGCAGTGCCACAAGAAATCTTCAGCCTACctcaaattcagcaagt GTTCATGAAGAACAATGCATTCATAGAACTAAACCTCAGCACCAACATAGGCGACAAGCTTCAGCTCGTTGATCTCCAAAACAACGGCATAGTTCAGCTAGAACTCGGGACTGAATTCACCAAAACACTTAT GCTGTTTGGGAACCCCGTCTGCGCCAACACTCCCAACCAAATCTACTGTCAACTCCAACAAGAGGCGAAACCATACTCGACCAGCCTCACACTCTGTGGCACGGCAAAATGCAACTCAGATCACCTCAAACCCAACCCTGAAAGCTGCACCTGTTCGTATCCATATGCAGGGATCCTGTACTTCGTAGCGCCCTCTTCCATAGACTTATCAAACGCCACACTGTTCCGATCCTTGGAAACGAGCCTCACAGTGCGCCTAGGCCTATCAGTCTCTTTGCAGAACCTCTCTTTGAACAATGAGAATAATCTTCAGATGCAGCTTGAGATATTCCCTAGTGACGAAAAGTACTTCAGCAGATCGGAGATCAGGACAGTCGCGTCTGCTCTGGGCAGACGAACATACAAGGCGCCGCCTGAGCTGGGACTGTACTACTTCAGACCATCTGAATACATCTTTGATG ATGGGGGGAGGAGAGTTCTCACCACCGGCTCCATAGCCGGGATAGTGGCAGGAAGCGCGGTTCTGGTCCTCTTGCTCGCTGCATTGGCTGTGTACGCAGTTCGCCAGAAAAGGCGAGCCGAGCAGGCCATGTCTATGTCCAATCCATTTG CCTCTTGGACAACCGGTGGGAGGGATACGGGAGGGGCGCCGCAACTGAAAGGAGCGCGGTGGTTCTCCTACGAAGAGGTCAAGAAGTGCACCAACAACTTCTCAGAGAGCAACCAGATAGGCTCTGGAGGCTATGGCAAG GTGTACAAAGGAGTTCTGAGTGATGGAGTGGTAGTTGCAGTGAAGAGATCCGAGCGAGGATCCATGCAAGGGGGGACAGAATTCAAGACAGAAATCGAGCTGCTGTCGCGAGTTCATCACAAGAACCTCGTTGGCCTTGTCGGATTCTGCTTCGATCAAGGAGAGCAGATGCTGGTATATGAGTTCATGGCTAATGGAACTCTCCGTGAAAGTTTATCAG GAAAGAGCGGGATCCAATTAGACTGGATGAGGAGAATAAGGGTTGCATTGGGTTCAGCTAGAGGATTGGCTTACTTGCATGAACTGGCGCATCCTCCAATCATTCATCGCGATGTGAAGTCGACAAACATCTTGCTAGACGATAATCTGACAGCTAAGGTTGCCGATTTCGGACTGTCTAAACTGGTTTGTGACGTTTCAAAAGGCCATGTTTCTACTCAAGTGAAAGGCACTCTG GGATACTTGGACCCCGAATACTACATGACCCAACAGCTAACCGAGAAGAGCGACGTCTACAGCCTTGGAGTTGTGATGCTCGAGCTCATAACCGGGCGTCAGCCGATAGAGAAGGGCAAGTACATCGTTCGCGAGGTGAGGATCGCCATGGACAAGAACGACGAGGCCCACTACGGACTGAGCGATAAAATCGACCCAGCAATAAAGAACAGCCAAGATCAACTCATTGGGTTCCATAGGTTCCTCGAGCTGGCAATGCAATGCGTGGAGGAAGCTGCTGCGGATCGTCCCTCGACGAGCGAGATCGTGAAGACCCTCGAAGCTCTGCTGCAGGCCGAAGGCGTGAACACGAGCTCGACATCCGGGTCTTCCTCGACCTCCTCGTCGCTCACGGAGTTCGGACACGGCAACGGCGTACGCCAACATCCATACGATGACTCTCTGGCGATGAAGGATGGGGTGGAGAGTGAATCCTTTGGGTTTGATAATAGGTATGCACTTGTTTCAGTAGTTGAGCCAAagtaa
- the LOC125210715 gene encoding ribosome production factor 1-like — protein MKDLLPSAIKNKEKRSEVHAKLKHQKKLEKKKKAKVREAAEKQALELGEEPPARPVPRTIENTRELDETVCKPDDEELFAGNDADEFSCILKEERTPKVLITTSRFHSSRGPAFIDELISVIPNAHYHKRGTYDLKKIVEYANNKDFTSIIVVHTNRREPDALLVIGLPSGPTAHFKLSRLVLRKDIKNHGNPTNHQPELVFNNFTTRLGHRIGRLIQSLFPQDPNFRGRRVVTFHNQRDFIFFRHHRYIFETKESKEPQSKGKGKKEEAKTQEKVITRLQECGPRFTLKLISLQHGTFDTKGGEYEWTHKPEMDTSRRRFFL, from the exons ATGAAGGATTTGCTACCGTCAGCGATTAAAAACAAAGAGAAGAGGTCGGAAGTTCATGCAAAGTTGAAGCATCAGAAGAAGcttgaaaagaagaagaaggccaAGGTTCGCGAAGCCGCAGAGAAGCAAGCATTGGAGCTGGGGGAGGAGCCTCCTGCAAGGCCAGTCCCTCGCACCATTGAAAACACCCGTGAGCTTGATGAGACTGTTTGTAAGCCTGATGACGAGGAGCTATTTGCTGGAAATGATGCTGATGAATTCAGCTGCATATTGAAAGAAGAACGCACGCCTAAGGTCTTGATCACAACCTCTCGCTTCCACTCCTCG AGAGGGCCTGCATTTATTGATGAGCTTATCTCTGTCATTCCCAATGCTCATTATCACAAGAGAGGAACATATGACCTCAAAAAG ATTGTTGAGTATGCGAATAATAAAGACTTCACCTCAATCATAGTTGTTCATACCAACCGCCGGGAACCAG ATGCTTTACTAGTTATTGGATTACCAAGCGGCCCCACTGCTCACTTCAAACTTTCGAGACTTGTTTTGCGGAAGGACATTAAG AATCATGGAAATCCTACCAACCACCAGCCTGAGCTtgttttcaataatttcacaacACGCCTGGGACATCGTATAGGCAG GTTAATACAGTCACTATTCCCACAAGACCCTAATTTCCGTGGTCGAAGAGTTGTTACATTTCACAATCAGCGTGATTTCATATTCTTCCGCCATCACCG TTACATATTCGAAACAAAAGAAAGCAAAGAGCCTCAATCAAAAGGTAAAGGGAAAAAAGAGGAGGCTAAAACTCAGGAGAAAGTAATTACCAGGCTTCAG GAATGTGGCCCTCGCTTCACGCTGAAGCTGATCAGTCTTCAGCATGGAACATTTGATACAAAAGGAGGTGAATATGAATGGACACACAAG CCTGAGATGGACACCAGCCGCAGGAGGTTTTTCTTGTGA